A stretch of Porites lutea chromosome 5, jaPorLute2.1, whole genome shotgun sequence DNA encodes these proteins:
- the LOC140937911 gene encoding uncharacterized protein: protein MFYKTLNSQMSINIRRPVGNNLLAPTKPKDTLFFDIARVLEKHYTPIPLEIAQSFQFGTGNQTSGESVWDYVLELKRLTVHCNYGEFFDLALPDRFVRGLNNLKIQNKLLNTENLTFEKACRTAKAMKMAERNTQEFHPTISERPQVNQLTTPEKNTNHEQCFRCGGNNHSGQSCKCKSTKCYRCSMIGHLASVCRSESEWKKDTVHNFHVSQLCDDELGIYTLYSPDTNRPSPSGYLVEMLINGKPCKMKVDTVATYKW from the exons ATGTTCTACAAGACTCTGAACTCGCAGATGTCTATAAACATTCGAAGACCTGTCGGAAA TAATCTACTGGCGCCTACGAAACCCAAAGATACACTATTCTTTGATATTGCACGTGTCCTGGAGAAGCATTACACTCCAATACCGCTTGAAATTGCACAAAGTTTCCAATTTGGAACTGGAAATCAGACGTCCGGAGAATCGGTTTGGGATTACGTGTTAGAGTTGAAGAGATTGACTGTTCACTGTAATTACGGTGAATTTTTCGATCTAGCGTTACCAGACCGATTTGTGCGCGGACTGAACAACCTGAAGATTCAAAACAAATTATTGAACACGGAGAACCTGACGTTTGAGAAAGCTTGTAGGACTGCCAAGGCTATGAAGATGGCCGAAAGAAACACACAGGAGTTTCACCCTACCATCAGTGAACGCCCTCAAGTGAACCAGTTGACTACACCGGAAAAAAACACTAATCATGAACAATGTTTTAGGTGTGGTGGTAATAATCATTCAGGTCAGTCTTGTAAATGTAAGTCTACAAAGTGTTATCGGTGTTCTATGATCGGTCATCTAGCATCTGTCTGTCGTAGCGAAAGTGAGTGGAAGAAGGACACAGTCCATAACTTTCATGTATCGCAATTATGCGATGATGAATTAGGAATTTACACATTGTATTCACCCGACACAAACAGGCCTAGTCCCAGTGGTTACCTGGTAGAAATGTTGATCAATGGGAAACCTTGCAAAATGAAGGTAGATACTGTTGCAACGTACAAGTGGTGA